DNA from Streptobacillus felis:
TTAGTTGCAAGAATTTTTGAAATAGGTGCAAATTTAGGCATTACTATAGTTGCTTTTATTCCAGCTTGTTTAGCACCTAGGGCTACTCCTTGTGCATGGTTACCAGCAGATGATGCGATAACACCACGTTTTTTTTCTTCTTCTGTTAAGTGCATTATCTTGTTAATTGCTCCTCTAGCTTTGAAAGATCCTGTTTTTTGTAAATTTTCAAGTTTTAAGTAAATGTTAGCTCCTGTCATTTGACTAAGTAACGGACATTCTATAAGAGGAGTTCTTTTAATAGCGTCTTTAATGTTCTCGTTTGCTTTTTTTACATCATCTAATTTAATCATTGTTACCATCCTTTATTTAATGTTATGCTATATTCAAATACATTGTTTTTTATACTTGATATAGTATACTCTATTATTTTTTCTTTTTCATAAGTACTACGAGTTATACTCATTCCTAAGTCATTATCCTTTAATTTAAGTAAAGTTTTTTCTTTTTTACTAGAAATTAATATTGGCTTTAAAGTTTCTATGGCTTTGGAGAAAGTAACATCATACCTATTTTCGAAAATATTATACATAGAATTATTATTTAGTTCAAGTGGATCAAAACCATTAAATCTGTACATAGGTAGATATGTTTGTTCGAATATTATTGGTTCTTCATTCATGAAACGTAATCTTTCAAAATATATTATCTTCGAATTAAGAGGTATTCTAAAAATTTCTGAAAGCTCAAAATTAGCCTCTATAATTTTATGTGATACTATCTCTGATTTGGGTTTCTTACCAGCAGATTTAATATTTTCATAAAAACTATAGAAAGTATTAAGATTTTGATTCATTTTTTGGCTAGCAACAAAGTTACCCTTACCTTGTACTTTAAATACATAGCCTTCTTTTTCAAGTAGATTAAGAGTTGCACGTATAGTATTTCTACTAACATTGTATTTCTCTGATAGATTTCTTTCAGAATCTAATTTATCTCCTGGAACTAGTTTTCCCTCCAATATATTAGTTTTAAATTCTTCATATATGGAATAATAAAAATGTTCATTATCTTTCAAAATTTTCACCTCCGTTATCATATTATACCTCAAAATCTTTTAAATATAAATAGGTTTTTAAGAAAAAATTGCTTGTTTTTGCAACTTTTATGTTGTATAATTATAACATAAATATATTAAAAATAAAATTTTGTAATATTATAGCAACAAGGAGTAGGCATGGAGGAAAATAAGGTATATGCATGTATAGATTTTAAAAGTTTTTATGCATCAGTAGAATGTGCAGAAAGGGACTTGGATCCTTTTACCACTAGTTTAGTAGTGGCAGATGAAACTAGAGGTAATGGAGCTGTAACATTAGCTATAACCCCTTATTTAAAATCTAAGGGAATAAAGAATAGATGTAGGATTTTTGAAATACCTAGAGATATCTCATATATCAAAGCTATGCCTAGTATGAAACTGTACATGGAATACTCTGCTGATATATATGCAATATATCTTAGATATATATCGCCAGAAGATATATACATTTATTCTATAGATGAGTGCTTTATAGATTTAACTCCATATTTAAAGTTATATAATATGAAGGCAAAAGATATAGTTATTATGATAAAAGATGCTATTTTAAAAGAAAAGAAAATACCATCTAGTGCAGGTATAGGTACTAATCTTTTTCTAGCAAAGGTAGCTTTAGATGTAGTTGCTAAAAAAACTAAAGATGGTATAGGTATGCTTGATTTAAAAAGATTTAAAAAGTATATGTGGAATCATAGACCTATTACTGATATATGGAATATAGGGAAGGGTATAGCTAAAAGATTGGAAAAATATGGTGTATATGATTTGTATTCTTTATCTTTGATGGATGAAGCTACTTTGTATAAAGAGTTTGGAGAAAATGCTCTTTTTTTAATAGAACACTCAAAGGGCATAGAACCTTGTACTATAGCTGAAATTAAAGCATATAAGTCGAAAACTAAATCTATTTCTAATTCTCAAATACTTTTTGAGGATTATCCTTATGAAGATGCGAAAATAATATTGC
Protein-coding regions in this window:
- a CDS encoding GntR family transcriptional regulator; the encoded protein is MKDNEHFYYSIYEEFKTNILEGKLVPGDKLDSERNLSEKYNVSRNTIRATLNLLEKEGYVFKVQGKGNFVASQKMNQNLNTFYSFYENIKSAGKKPKSEIVSHKIIEANFELSEIFRIPLNSKIIYFERLRFMNEEPIIFEQTYLPMYRFNGFDPLELNNNSMYNIFENRYDVTFSKAIETLKPILISSKKEKTLLKLKDNDLGMSITRSTYEKEKIIEYTISSIKNNVFEYSITLNKGW
- a CDS encoding DNA repair protein, with protein sequence MEENKVYACIDFKSFYASVECAERDLDPFTTSLVVADETRGNGAVTLAITPYLKSKGIKNRCRIFEIPRDISYIKAMPSMKLYMEYSADIYAIYLRYISPEDIYIYSIDECFIDLTPYLKLYNMKAKDIVIMIKDAILKEKKIPSSAGIGTNLFLAKVALDVVAKKTKDGIGMLDLKRFKKYMWNHRPITDIWNIGKGIAKRLEKYGVYDLYSLSLMDEATLYKEFGENALFLIEHSKGIEPCTIAEIKAYKSKTKSISNSQILFEDYPYEDAKIILLEMLDNLVLELIAFDYTTDNIGLGIRYSGNDRTSVGGSKKISFRTNSFRKLSKEYMDFFEEKVDKNLKIKQISLSLNNIYQGAWLQMDLFSNHELEEKDEKVQKAVLKIKEKFGKNAILRGTSMNEKATGKIRNKLIGGHNG